Proteins from a single region of Psychrobacter cryohalolentis K5:
- the thrS gene encoding threonine--tRNA ligase, with amino-acid sequence MVAITLPDGSVKNFEGNTTVMEVAQSIGTGLAKATVAGRVDGQLVDAHDPIAHDAKVEIVTPKDDDGVDIIRHSCAHLLGHAVKQLYPDVKMVIGPVIDDGFYYDIYSETPFTPEHMAAIEKRMMELIKQDYDVIKKITPRAEVIRIFEERGEEYKLKLINDMPGEEAFGLYHHQEYVDMCRGPHVPNTRFLKVFKLTKMSGAYWRGDAKNEQLQRIYGTAWADKKDLKAYIQRIEEAEKRDHRKIGKALNLFHMQEQAPGMVFWHANGWTIYQVLEQYMRKVQHDNGYEEIKTPQIVDRSLWERSGHWGNYATNMFTTSSENRDYAVKPMNCPCHVQVFNQGLKSYRDLPLRMAEFGSCHRNEPSGSLHGLMRVRGFTQDDAHIFCTQSQIQQEVADFIKLTLAVYEDFGFDKIIMKLSTRPEKRVGSDESWDFAEKALADALDSSGLDWAYLPGEGAFYGPKIEFSLKDSLGRVWQCGTIQVDPNMPERLDAEFVNEQNEREVPIMLHRAILGSFERFIGILIENYAGWMPVWLAPQQVVVMNITDKQADACENVVNELKKAGLRAISDLRNEKIGFKIREKTLERIPYMLVLGDKEVESGSINVRTREGENLGVMSVAEFITLVEAAVAEKGRQIPKIDQE; translated from the coding sequence ATGGTAGCGATTACTTTACCCGATGGTAGCGTAAAAAACTTCGAAGGTAATACAACGGTCATGGAAGTGGCGCAAAGTATTGGGACAGGGCTTGCTAAAGCGACTGTCGCTGGACGTGTGGATGGTCAGTTGGTAGATGCGCATGACCCTATCGCCCATGATGCGAAAGTTGAAATCGTGACACCAAAAGATGATGACGGTGTCGATATCATTCGCCATTCTTGTGCTCACCTATTAGGTCATGCCGTTAAGCAGTTATATCCTGATGTGAAAATGGTGATTGGTCCCGTTATCGATGATGGTTTTTATTATGACATCTATAGCGAAACGCCGTTTACGCCTGAGCATATGGCAGCCATTGAAAAACGTATGATGGAGCTCATTAAGCAAGATTATGACGTTATCAAAAAAATAACGCCACGTGCTGAAGTCATTAGAATCTTTGAAGAACGTGGTGAAGAATATAAGCTTAAGCTGATTAATGATATGCCAGGCGAAGAAGCCTTTGGTCTATATCATCATCAAGAATATGTCGATATGTGCCGTGGTCCACACGTGCCAAATACTCGCTTCTTAAAAGTCTTTAAACTGACCAAAATGTCAGGTGCTTATTGGCGCGGCGATGCTAAGAACGAACAGCTACAACGTATTTATGGTACAGCATGGGCGGATAAGAAAGATTTAAAAGCCTATATCCAGCGTATTGAAGAAGCCGAAAAACGTGACCATCGTAAAATTGGTAAAGCGTTAAATCTATTCCATATGCAAGAGCAAGCGCCGGGTATGGTGTTTTGGCATGCCAATGGTTGGACGATTTATCAAGTACTTGAGCAATATATGCGTAAAGTGCAGCACGATAATGGTTATGAAGAGATTAAAACGCCGCAAATTGTCGATCGTAGCTTGTGGGAGCGTTCTGGACATTGGGGCAACTATGCGACCAATATGTTTACCACTTCGAGCGAAAATCGTGATTATGCGGTAAAACCGATGAACTGTCCTTGTCACGTGCAAGTCTTTAATCAAGGCTTAAAATCTTACCGTGACTTGCCATTACGTATGGCAGAGTTTGGTTCATGCCATCGAAACGAGCCATCAGGTTCGCTCCATGGTTTGATGCGGGTTCGTGGTTTTACTCAAGATGATGCTCATATCTTCTGTACACAGTCGCAGATTCAACAAGAAGTCGCTGATTTTATTAAGCTGACCCTTGCTGTTTATGAAGATTTTGGTTTTGATAAGATCATTATGAAACTATCGACTCGTCCTGAAAAACGTGTCGGTAGCGATGAGTCTTGGGATTTTGCAGAAAAAGCATTAGCCGATGCATTGGATAGTTCCGGTCTTGATTGGGCTTATCTACCAGGTGAAGGCGCATTCTATGGTCCCAAGATTGAATTTAGTCTAAAAGATTCATTAGGTCGCGTATGGCAGTGCGGTACTATTCAGGTTGACCCGAATATGCCTGAGCGTCTTGATGCCGAATTCGTCAATGAGCAAAACGAGCGCGAAGTACCGATTATGTTGCACCGTGCCATCTTAGGTTCATTTGAGCGCTTTATCGGTATCTTGATTGAGAACTATGCCGGTTGGATGCCAGTATGGCTAGCGCCGCAACAAGTAGTAGTCATGAATATCACAGATAAACAGGCAGATGCATGTGAAAATGTGGTCAATGAGTTGAAAAAAGCAGGCTTACGCGCCATTAGTGACTTGCGTAACGAAAAGATTGGATTTAAGATACGAGAGAAAACATTAGAACGTATTCCCTATATGCTAGTATTAGGGGATAAAGAAGTCGAATCAGGCAGCATCAACGTTAGGACTCGCGAAGGCGAAAATCTAGGCGTGATGAGTGTCGCTGAATTTATCACATTAGTAGAAGCAGCTGTTGCCGAAAAGGGCCGACAGATCCCAAAAATAGATCAGGAGTAA
- the infC gene encoding translation initiation factor IF-3 codes for MNINEDISAKEVRLVKEDGEQMGVVDIDTAMKAAREDSLDLVELVPEAKPPVCKIMDYKHFLYDQKQKAKEAKKNQKQTQLKEMKLRPSTEEADYQVKLRKIVSFLEDQDKVKISIRFRGREMAHQEIGRKQLDRIIEDTADISNVEQYPKMEGRQMGMLLGPTKKK; via the coding sequence TTGAACATTAATGAAGATATCAGTGCCAAAGAAGTCCGTCTGGTCAAAGAAGACGGTGAACAAATGGGCGTGGTCGATATCGACACCGCGATGAAAGCGGCACGTGAAGACAGTCTAGATTTGGTAGAGCTGGTTCCCGAAGCCAAACCGCCAGTATGTAAAATCATGGATTATAAACATTTCCTCTATGATCAGAAGCAAAAGGCGAAAGAAGCTAAAAAGAACCAAAAGCAGACTCAACTAAAAGAGATGAAGCTACGTCCTAGCACTGAAGAAGCCGATTATCAGGTTAAACTGAGAAAAATCGTTAGCTTCTTAGAAGATCAGGATAAAGTTAAAATTAGCATCCGTTTCCGCGGACGTGAAATGGCCCACCAAGAAATTGGTCGCAAGCAACTTGATCGTATCATTGAAGATACGGCTGATATCTCAAACGTCGAACAGTATCCTAAGATGGAAGGTCGTCAAATGGGTATGCTGTTAGGACCTACTAAGAAGAAATAG
- a CDS encoding toxic anion resistance protein: MQELTPPANTSTPTITLTAPEPVKEIQKSEADQIVKLDDSDIPELDAKVDAFVDHVINNSVHSSEFQQNVQSIHNLGNKEIRESAQVSNRMLELPAKSLNDSLFDNSPIAKSLTELRGIVEDLDPSKKELTSSRKLFGLIPFGNKVQDYFRQYESAQSHINAVVTSLYNGKDELLKDNAMIEQEKINMWELMQSIRQYIYVGKKIDEQLEQKVYAIEATDPEKARIIKEEMLFYVRQKNTDFLTQLAVNVQGYLALDTIRKNNLELIKGVDRATTTTISALRTAVVVAQAMTNQKLVLDQITALNKTTSSLIESTSAMLKRQSLEIHEQATSSTIELDKLQNAFNNVYDTMDMISNYKIEALENMKQTVNTLTTEVDKAQKYLDKSNQTTVLEVSKELNMEKITNKSNTVDIDI; the protein is encoded by the coding sequence ATGCAAGAATTAACCCCACCTGCTAACACCTCTACACCAACCATTACTCTAACCGCGCCAGAACCTGTTAAAGAGATACAAAAAAGTGAAGCAGATCAGATAGTCAAGTTAGATGACAGCGATATTCCAGAGCTTGATGCCAAAGTCGATGCTTTTGTCGATCATGTTATCAATAACTCTGTACACAGCTCTGAATTTCAACAAAACGTCCAATCTATTCATAATTTGGGTAATAAAGAAATCCGTGAATCGGCGCAAGTGTCTAACCGTATGTTAGAGCTACCCGCTAAAAGCCTGAATGACAGCTTATTTGATAACTCCCCTATTGCAAAATCATTGACGGAGCTGCGCGGTATCGTCGAAGATTTGGACCCCAGCAAAAAAGAGTTGACCAGCTCACGTAAGCTATTTGGCTTGATTCCATTTGGTAATAAAGTACAAGACTATTTCCGTCAGTATGAGTCAGCGCAATCTCATATTAATGCGGTAGTAACGAGTCTATATAATGGTAAAGATGAGCTGCTCAAAGACAATGCTATGATTGAGCAAGAAAAAATTAATATGTGGGAGCTGATGCAATCGATTCGCCAATATATCTATGTGGGTAAAAAAATCGATGAGCAGCTCGAGCAAAAAGTCTATGCGATAGAAGCGACTGACCCTGAGAAAGCACGTATTATTAAAGAAGAGATGCTGTTTTATGTTCGCCAAAAAAATACCGACTTTTTGACACAATTGGCGGTAAACGTTCAAGGTTATTTAGCATTAGATACTATCCGTAAAAACAATTTAGAGCTAATTAAAGGGGTAGATCGCGCCACGACTACCACTATCTCAGCCCTACGTACGGCAGTGGTTGTGGCACAAGCCATGACTAACCAAAAACTGGTACTTGACCAAATTACTGCTTTAAATAAAACGACCAGTAGCTTGATTGAATCAACTTCGGCAATGCTCAAGCGTCAATCACTTGAGATTCATGAGCAAGCGACCAGCAGCACTATTGAGCTTGATAAATTGCAAAATGCCTTCAATAATGTCTATGACACCATGGATATGATTAGCAATTATAAAATTGAAGCGCTTGAGAATATGAAGCAAACGGTCAATACCTTGACCACTGAGGTTGATAAAGCCCAAAAATACCTCGATAAATCTAATCAGACCACGGTATTAGAAGTGTCAAAAGAATTGAACATGGAAAAAATAACCAATAAATCAAATACGGTCGATATTGATATTTGA
- the rnr gene encoding ribonuclease R, which translates to MSWNDPNASSEAQKYDNPIPSRELILSTINEHGEITHQQLAKAFNIADPDQFDALGNRLKAMTRDGQVNRDGRPYRYRTVTQHDIVTGTVTAHPKGFGFVLLSDMPDLFLHEKQMRWVFNGDTVEAVGTSTDNRGRTEGRIVDVVERRQNHFIGTLAHDEDGYCVELGSPNNHQPITVTEDNVQAFNAKQGSPVKVDIIDWPNQHEFATGKITEVLSDDNDRELIIETTLLNYDIPSEFSEAALNQANDYKEPTEKDLKGRVDLRELPLVTIDGEDARDFDDAVFAEKRSGGNYRVLVAIADVSYYVTPNSPLDQNAYERGTSVYFPHQVIPMLPEVLSNGLCSLNPNLDRLCMVADIKISRAGKITSYEFYPGVMHSQARLTYNQVNAYLENPKDSSVPKSLTENKEVKKSVDTLHQLYELLLKKREERHAMEFETVETYIKFNEKGGIEAILPRTRGDAQKLIEECMLLANTCAANFALKNELPVLYRNHDKPDGEKSMRIHEYAKNFGLSFPEENPTQADYQRIIEATKERPDAISIHSMLLRSMMQANYSPDNIGHFGLAYDEYSHFTSPIRRYPDLMLHRAIKAKVTNAKQPVMDFSLEGAGMQTSDTERRAEKASRYVESWLKCHYMKDHVGEEFDGVVTTVTNFGLFITLTDLYIDGLVHISNVGDDFFVYDEQQQQLIGKDRGTVFGLGDLVKVKVAGVNMDLLQIDFGLQAKLQSSKMNQTKKDHSNSSQPNRSSTSKDQPKKSPAKRSGSRGGRGSSKKS; encoded by the coding sequence ATGAGTTGGAATGATCCAAACGCCTCAAGTGAGGCACAAAAATATGATAACCCGATTCCTAGTCGCGAGCTTATATTAAGCACGATTAATGAACACGGTGAAATCACCCATCAGCAATTGGCAAAAGCCTTTAATATTGCTGATCCCGATCAGTTTGACGCTTTAGGCAACCGCCTAAAAGCGATGACACGCGATGGACAAGTCAATCGTGACGGTCGCCCTTATCGCTATCGTACGGTCACTCAGCACGACATCGTCACCGGTACAGTAACAGCCCATCCAAAGGGCTTTGGCTTTGTATTATTAAGTGATATGCCTGACCTATTCTTGCATGAAAAACAAATGCGTTGGGTCTTTAATGGCGATACAGTAGAAGCCGTTGGCACGTCAACAGACAACCGCGGTCGTACTGAAGGTCGTATCGTTGATGTCGTTGAGCGTCGTCAAAATCATTTTATCGGTACGCTGGCTCATGATGAAGACGGTTACTGCGTTGAGCTTGGTAGCCCAAATAACCATCAGCCGATTACCGTTACAGAAGACAATGTACAGGCTTTCAATGCTAAGCAAGGCTCGCCGGTAAAAGTTGATATTATTGATTGGCCAAATCAGCATGAATTTGCCACGGGCAAAATCACTGAAGTCTTATCTGATGACAATGATCGCGAACTGATCATTGAGACTACGTTACTTAATTATGATATTCCATCAGAGTTCAGTGAAGCGGCGCTCAATCAAGCAAATGATTATAAAGAGCCGACTGAAAAAGATCTAAAAGGTCGTGTCGACTTACGTGAGTTGCCATTAGTGACGATCGATGGTGAAGATGCTCGTGACTTTGATGATGCTGTGTTTGCAGAAAAGCGTTCTGGTGGTAATTATCGCGTCTTGGTAGCGATTGCGGATGTCAGTTATTATGTGACACCGAACTCGCCACTTGATCAAAATGCCTACGAGCGTGGTACGTCAGTATATTTCCCGCATCAAGTGATTCCTATGTTGCCTGAAGTACTGTCTAATGGTCTCTGTTCGCTGAACCCTAATCTTGATCGCCTCTGTATGGTTGCTGATATTAAGATATCACGTGCTGGTAAAATCACCAGTTATGAGTTTTATCCTGGCGTCATGCACTCGCAAGCGCGCTTGACTTACAATCAAGTGAACGCTTATCTTGAGAATCCAAAAGACAGTAGCGTTCCAAAATCGTTGACAGAAAATAAAGAGGTCAAAAAATCTGTCGATACCTTACATCAACTGTATGAGCTACTCCTCAAAAAGCGTGAAGAGCGTCATGCGATGGAGTTTGAGACCGTTGAAACTTATATTAAGTTCAATGAAAAAGGTGGTATCGAAGCCATCTTGCCTCGTACGCGCGGTGATGCGCAAAAGCTTATCGAAGAGTGCATGTTGCTTGCCAATACCTGTGCAGCAAACTTTGCGCTAAAAAATGAGCTGCCTGTGTTATATCGTAATCATGATAAGCCTGATGGCGAAAAGTCGATGCGTATCCATGAATATGCCAAAAACTTTGGTCTAAGCTTCCCAGAAGAAAATCCTACTCAAGCAGATTATCAGCGTATCATTGAAGCAACTAAAGAGCGACCGGATGCGATTAGCATTCATAGCATGCTGCTTCGTTCGATGATGCAAGCGAACTATTCACCTGACAATATCGGTCACTTTGGTTTGGCTTACGATGAGTATAGTCATTTTACCTCGCCGATTCGTCGTTATCCTGACTTAATGTTGCATCGTGCGATCAAGGCGAAAGTGACAAATGCCAAACAGCCTGTGATGGATTTTTCATTAGAAGGTGCTGGCATGCAAACCTCAGATACTGAGCGCCGTGCTGAAAAGGCTTCACGCTACGTAGAATCATGGCTCAAATGTCATTATATGAAAGATCATGTCGGCGAAGAGTTCGATGGTGTCGTAACTACCGTCACAAACTTTGGTTTATTTATTACTCTGACGGATTTGTATATCGATGGTTTGGTGCATATCTCAAACGTTGGTGACGATTTCTTTGTTTATGATGAGCAGCAGCAACAGCTTATCGGTAAAGATAGAGGCACAGTGTTTGGGCTGGGCGATTTGGTTAAAGTTAAAGTAGCTGGCGTTAATATGGATCTGCTACAAATTGACTTTGGTTTACAAGCAAAGCTGCAATCTAGTAAAATGAATCAAACTAAGAAAGATCATTCAAACTCTAGTCAGCCAAACCGCAGCTCCACAAGCAAAGATCAGCCAAAGAAATCACCTGCGAAGAGAAGCGGCAGTCGTGGTGGTAGAGGCAGTAGTAAAAAGAGCTAA
- a CDS encoding mechanosensitive ion channel family protein: MATYFDCITSRKCQKMWSQWLLPLSILLSLPAYAAQESETVNPIVLDSNTAKPVLDSNALPNAANDINSTPLPSNTPESGTLPAQAPAVPSPLTPISIEPAPSIDGESSNNTQIETAQTVQHDNDIRQRISGIFSEIEGLQAINVGVTQGVVTLTGETPNEKKAQQAINLTNRLTDVVTVEDKINRTLDVQDNVTTVYQSIKAQAKNLIKAVPLLLVGIILFALVTWFGSWLSNRQKMWQRLTPNPFVAELLSQTVKVIFIILGLILALSLIGAETILGTLLGGAGVIGIAVGFAVKDTIENYIASLMLSIRQPFRARDHILINAQEGIVVRLTSRATILMTLDGNQLRIPNAEVFKATILNYTKNPERRFTFELGVDANDDPLAAIKVGIDAIAQLDFALDKPKVTAIIKEVGDSNIILQFQVWVNQSEADFSKARSIAIRETKHALEDEGFSLPEPIYQLRFNHNLEQAFEYFQSSRNGDKSQEDITVTPIIVKPSNDSKIANDAQAAETTIEDKDKQQAKARAKHILQGRNADQVLDARPDEKLMEKVEQEIAENSDETDLLSNSSPQE; this comes from the coding sequence ATGGCCACTTATTTTGACTGCATTACATCACGCAAGTGCCAAAAAATGTGGAGTCAATGGCTGTTGCCATTAAGCATCCTATTAAGTTTACCAGCTTATGCCGCTCAAGAAAGTGAAACTGTTAATCCTATTGTATTAGACAGTAATACTGCCAAGCCCGTGCTTGATAGCAACGCATTACCTAATGCGGCTAATGACATTAATAGCACCCCTCTTCCTAGTAATACTCCTGAAAGTGGCACTTTGCCGGCTCAAGCGCCAGCTGTACCATCTCCGCTAACCCCTATTTCAATTGAACCTGCACCTTCTATCGATGGCGAGAGCAGTAATAACACTCAAATTGAAACCGCTCAAACTGTGCAACATGATAATGACATCCGCCAACGTATCAGTGGGATATTCTCAGAAATTGAAGGCTTGCAAGCAATTAATGTTGGTGTCACTCAAGGCGTTGTTACTTTAACCGGTGAAACACCCAACGAGAAAAAAGCCCAACAAGCCATTAATCTTACCAATCGTTTGACAGATGTTGTCACAGTTGAAGATAAGATTAACCGAACGCTTGATGTCCAGGATAATGTCACGACGGTTTATCAAAGCATCAAAGCTCAAGCCAAAAACCTTATCAAAGCTGTGCCGTTATTATTGGTCGGAATTATTTTATTTGCTTTAGTAACTTGGTTTGGTAGTTGGTTGTCCAATCGGCAAAAAATGTGGCAGCGCTTAACGCCCAATCCTTTTGTCGCAGAATTATTGTCGCAGACCGTCAAAGTCATCTTTATTATTCTGGGGCTTATATTAGCGTTAAGCCTGATCGGCGCGGAGACGATTTTGGGAACGCTACTTGGCGGCGCTGGGGTCATCGGTATTGCCGTTGGTTTCGCGGTTAAGGATACTATTGAAAATTATATTGCCTCTTTAATGCTCAGTATTCGCCAGCCATTTCGCGCCCGCGATCATATTTTGATTAATGCTCAAGAGGGAATAGTGGTGCGCCTGACGTCGCGTGCGACTATTTTAATGACGTTAGATGGCAATCAATTACGTATTCCCAATGCCGAAGTCTTTAAAGCCACGATTTTAAATTACACCAAAAATCCTGAGCGCCGTTTCACTTTTGAATTAGGCGTTGATGCCAATGACGATCCGCTTGCTGCCATCAAAGTGGGTATCGATGCGATTGCTCAATTGGATTTTGCCTTAGATAAGCCAAAAGTCACCGCGATTATCAAGGAGGTAGGCGACTCAAACATTATTTTGCAGTTCCAAGTATGGGTCAATCAATCAGAAGCTGATTTTTCCAAAGCCCGCAGTATAGCTATTCGCGAGACCAAGCATGCTTTAGAAGATGAAGGTTTTAGCTTACCTGAGCCCATTTATCAGTTACGCTTTAACCATAATCTAGAGCAAGCTTTTGAGTATTTCCAAAGCAGTCGAAATGGTGATAAGTCTCAAGAAGACATAACAGTAACGCCTATCATCGTTAAACCTTCTAATGATTCTAAAATAGCTAATGATGCTCAAGCGGCTGAAACTACGATTGAAGATAAAGATAAGCAACAAGCAAAGGCGCGGGCGAAGCATATCTTGCAAGGTCGGAATGCCGATCAAGTGCTTGATGCGCGCCCTGACGAAAAGCTAATGGAAAAGGTTGAGCAAGAAATTGCTGAAAATTCAGATGAAACTGATTTATTAAGTAATAGTAGCCCGCAAGAATAG
- the hisA gene encoding 1-(5-phosphoribosyl)-5-[(5-phosphoribosylamino)methylideneamino]imidazole-4-carboxamide isomerase, with protein MCAVPVIIPAIDLKDGKCVRLKQGRMEDDTVFSDDPVAMAARWVKEGARRLHLVDLNGAFDGIPVHKQVVHDIAKAFPKLPIQLGGGVRNMQTIEQYITAGLTYIIIGTKAVEDPDFVAEACREFAGHIIVGIDAKDGMVATHGWANVTDTKATELAKRFADVGVSSIVYTDIARDGMMQGVNVEQTVNLAREGGLPVIASGGVTDMKDIELLKPYGDCIEGIITGRAIYEGTLDLGEAQLYLDGK; from the coding sequence ATGTGCGCTGTCCCTGTGATTATCCCTGCTATCGATCTCAAAGATGGTAAGTGTGTGCGCTTAAAACAAGGTCGTATGGAAGATGATACGGTATTTTCTGATGACCCTGTGGCGATGGCGGCACGTTGGGTAAAAGAAGGCGCGCGCCGTCTGCATTTGGTCGATCTAAATGGCGCATTTGATGGGATTCCAGTGCATAAGCAAGTGGTGCATGACATTGCAAAAGCTTTTCCTAAACTGCCAATTCAATTGGGCGGCGGTGTGCGCAATATGCAAACTATTGAGCAGTATATTACTGCTGGTCTGACCTATATTATTATCGGTACCAAAGCGGTTGAAGATCCAGATTTTGTTGCTGAGGCGTGCCGTGAGTTTGCTGGACACATTATCGTTGGTATCGATGCCAAAGATGGCATGGTTGCAACCCATGGTTGGGCAAACGTGACTGACACCAAAGCCACAGAGCTTGCCAAACGTTTTGCTGATGTTGGCGTGTCTTCTATCGTCTATACCGATATCGCCCGTGATGGCATGATGCAAGGCGTTAATGTCGAGCAAACCGTTAATTTAGCACGTGAAGGTGGCTTACCAGTGATTGCATCAGGCGGCGTCACCGATATGAAAGATATTGAGTTGTTAAAACCTTATGGTGATTGCATTGAAGGTATCATTACTGGTCGTGCTATCTATGAGGGCACGTTAGATTTGGGCGAGGCACAACTTTATTTGGACGGTAAATAA
- a CDS encoding Na(+)-translocating NADH-quinone reductase subunit A encodes MITIKKGLDLPITGEPSREISEHRPAHVALIGYDYVGMKPTMNVKEGDIVAKGQPVFEDKKRAGVIYTAPAAGKVIAIKRGERRVFESLVIAVDPNGAEVEFQRYDSQQLADLDSEVVETQLLASGEWTAFRTRPFSRAPEIGARPHAIFVTAMDTNPLAFDPMLLINEQLQAFNDGLAVLSTLSPKTFVCHHGNSQLTPVAKTAANNVTEYHSFAGKHPAGLAGTHIHFLHPIMRGTSVWTIGYQDVIAIGKLFTSGRLYTRRLLSLAGPAVSNPHIIATERGADIAALTKGNLTAGENRVISGSVLSGRQVFGNIAYLGRFDNQVSVLAEGRERPAFHFFTPGANRFSKLPIYISQFFGGKKYNFTTTSNGSPRAMVPIGVYEEVMPQDYLPTQLLRALIVEDIITAVDLGVLELDEEDLALCTFVSPGKYEFGDILRDNLTRIELEG; translated from the coding sequence ATGATTACCATCAAGAAAGGTTTGGATTTACCCATCACTGGTGAACCCTCCCGCGAGATATCTGAGCACAGACCCGCCCATGTGGCACTTATTGGCTATGATTACGTTGGTATGAAGCCGACGATGAATGTCAAAGAAGGCGATATCGTAGCAAAAGGTCAACCCGTTTTTGAAGACAAAAAACGGGCTGGCGTTATCTACACTGCGCCTGCTGCTGGTAAAGTCATCGCCATTAAACGCGGTGAACGTCGTGTGTTTGAAAGTCTTGTAATTGCGGTCGACCCAAATGGTGCGGAAGTAGAATTTCAGCGCTACGACTCCCAGCAACTTGCTGACCTAGATTCTGAAGTCGTTGAAACCCAACTGCTTGCCTCTGGTGAATGGACGGCGTTCCGTACGCGCCCCTTTAGCCGTGCTCCTGAAATCGGTGCGCGTCCTCATGCTATCTTCGTCACAGCCATGGATACCAATCCATTGGCATTTGACCCGATGTTGCTGATCAATGAGCAATTGCAGGCGTTCAATGACGGTCTTGCTGTATTATCCACTTTGAGCCCAAAGACCTTTGTCTGCCATCATGGCAATAGTCAGTTGACGCCAGTTGCAAAAACTGCAGCTAATAATGTCACTGAGTATCATAGCTTTGCGGGCAAACATCCTGCTGGTCTTGCAGGCACGCACATTCATTTCTTGCACCCTATCATGCGCGGTACAAGCGTTTGGACGATTGGTTATCAAGATGTGATTGCGATTGGCAAGCTATTTACTAGCGGGCGTTTATATACTCGTCGCCTGTTGAGCTTAGCTGGTCCTGCTGTTAGCAATCCTCATATTATCGCCACCGAACGCGGTGCGGATATTGCTGCCTTAACCAAAGGTAATTTGACAGCTGGCGAGAACCGTGTGATTTCAGGTTCAGTGCTGTCTGGGCGTCAAGTATTTGGCAATATTGCCTATCTTGGTCGCTTTGATAATCAAGTCAGTGTGCTAGCAGAAGGTCGTGAGCGTCCAGCGTTCCACTTCTTTACGCCAGGCGCCAACCGCTTCTCTAAACTGCCTATCTATATTTCGCAGTTTTTTGGTGGCAAAAAATATAACTTCACTACCACAAGCAATGGCTCACCTAGAGCGATGGTGCCAATCGGTGTCTATGAAGAAGTCATGCCACAAGACTATCTGCCAACCCAGCTATTACGTGCTTTGATTGTCGAAGACATTATCACGGCTGTAGATTTGGGTGTACTTGAATTGGACGAAGAAGATTTAGCATTATGCACCTTCGTATCTCCTGGCAAATATGAATTCGGCGATATTTTGCGTGATAACTTAACGCGCATTGAGCTGGAGGGCTAA